In the Candidatus Hydrogenedentota bacterium genome, CAAATTTAACATGGAAGTTTTCCGTTCTGTATAAGGGGAAGTGGGCTTTGAAAAAAAGTGTTTCACCTGAAAAGCGCTCGGATATGGGAATCGTATTACCATCGGTATTGCACAGTTCGGGTTCTGCCGAAGCAAAAGAAACTGCGGCGAAATAACCGTCATACCCTTGGATTTGCGGAATTTATTGTTCGAGTCCGAGCCAGTCCGACAAGGTGAAATTATCGGGATCGGCGATGTTTATTGTTTCCAAGAACAAGGCTGATGGTTTAGGGCTGTCTATAAAATAGTCCGGCTCATGGAACTTGGTCTTAGTCACTGCATAGATCGATTATGCTACCGTTAAAGGTCGTCGATGGACTGAATGGCGCTGTTGTGGCTTCGCTTAGGAACGAAACCGATTTAGAAAATGCTTTTAACACCATCAACAACCAAGGTCTTCTCAAGCTGCTTAGAACTATCACCGGCGCCTTCGTGGCTGTTGAACGAAGGCAGGATTTTCGAAGGCAAGCGCTGGAACAACCTACATTTCACCAATGCTTTCAAACAGGCCGCATGGGAAAGAAAGGCGAAAGTACCTTATGTGAAACAAGCAGTACTCGATTTATCGAAGATACTTGAAGATTATACCCAGTCAGCCCTAAACAGGATTTGTGCGGAGATTCAGGTGCAAATAAAAGAAATAGACGTCGAAATCTTCGCAGAAGTAAACCAAAGTCAGGAACCCACACAAAATCGATTCTTCGTACAAGCCATTGAAATAGCCTCGATATTCATCTACAGCAGCAATTACATGTCAAAAGTAGTCATAAAGTGACAGTAATTGACAAATTTTGTACTGTCTGGTATAATTTAAACACAAACAGTCATGGGTTGACTATTTTCGGTAAGGATTTGCGAAGATGAACCGCGTTACAGAATATTTCTTCAACATGCCCACGGGCGTTTTCACCCAGCCAGAAGTGGCTGTAGCGATAGACGGCTCAGATTTCAGCCGTCACGGACTGGTTAAGCGGGCGCTGGCGAAGGGGGAAATCTTGGATATTCGGCGTGGTCTCTACTGCCTGGCGCCGCGGTATCAGAAGAAACCCGTCAGCGTCTACGGGCTTGCCCAACGAGTCTATGGGCCGAGTTACATCAGCCTGGAAACAGCGCTGAGTTATCACGGATGGATTCCCGAGGCGGTCTACGCCTACACCTGTGTCAGCGCTGGACGTGCAAAGGAATTCACTACGCCGCTGGGGCTCTTCAGCTACAAACGGGTTCCGCAGCGCAGCTTCTACGCCGGCGTTGAGCGCTGTGTGGATCCGGACGGCAATACATGGTTCATGGCGTCGCCGGTGAAGGCATTGGCGGACTACGTCTATGTCCATCGACCAGACTGGACAGCGCCGGATAAAGCGGCAGCGAATTTGCGCATCGAAACGGATGAACTGACCCGTGTCACTACGGATCAACTGGAGATGCTGGTCGACAACTACTCGAATCATCGGGTGAGGCGCTTTCTTAGTGCCTGGAAGGAGGCTTTGTCCCCATGAGCCTGCAGATTGTCCGACAACGCTTGCGCTCGTATAACTGCCAGACGGAGCTTGAAGAGCAGCACGCCCTTCGCGAGATTACCCAGGAGGTTGCCCTGGCGGCATTGGGACGGGGCGATTTCTTCAAGCACGCCTTGTTTCAGGGCGGCACGTGCTTGCGCATCTTCTACGGTCTGAATCGCTTTTCCGAGGACATGGACTTCATCCTGCGAGAAGCCGATCCGGACTTCCAGATGACAGCGCATCTGCAACGTCTAGAGGCCGAACTGGCGGCCTATGGCTACGAGATTGAAATCACAGATCGAAGCAAGGCAAACACAACCGTCAAAAAAGCCTTTCTGAAAGACAGCTCTTTGGGCAAGGTGATTGAGCTTCGCCACGCCAATCAAGCCGGCCCCCTTGCGAAAATCCGCATCAAATTAGAAATTGACACCAATCCGCCTACCGGAAGCGGTGCAGAATTGCTCTATCTAGACTTTCCTTTCGTCTCCGCCGTGGCGGTACAAGACCAGCCCAGCCTGTTTGCCGGAAAGCTTCACGCGCTGCTTTGCCGGGAGTATGTGAAAGGCCGTGACTGGTACGACTTCATCTGGTACACCAGCCAGGGAATCGGGGTCAACTACGCGTTCTTGACGTCCGCCATCAACCAACTCGGCCCATGGCAGGGAGGGGATGTCGCGGCACACAAAAACTGGGTGGTGAGCGAACTCAAAAAAAAGATTACGTCCATCAATTGGAAACAGGCCGTTAATGATGTCCGCCGCTTCATCCGGGTCAACGAACAGCCGTCTCTGGATCTGTGGGGAAGAGATCTGTTTCTCAATCAGCTTGCCAAGTGGGAACGGTCAACCGGCTGAACCGGTAACCCTTCTCGTCCACCGATCTTCCTGTTGTCTGAAAGGGATTGGATTAAATCTGTGCTTCCCCCCGTCTCAAAAATGATTATGGTCGTGCAAAATCGGTACCAGAGACCGTTTTGACGGCAAAATCATCACAGCTCCCCCCTCCCCCTTTTTCGAAAGTTCCTCCATTCCTCCGGTAAGTACCCCGTAGATCCTCCGCGCATTACGCTGTGTCAGTTATGAGTATTGTCTCTCGAACAAATAAGTGGCCGCCTTCGTCTGAAATATGCAGGTGTCTCCTCAATACAAGTGTCTTATGAAACCATTTATCTAGCAGCTTTTAAGACTATACCTTCCCCAAAAGACTGGTTTTGGTAGAATTTCTGAAGAGCAATTGCAAGGGGCTGTTAAAGATTTAAATAATAGACCAAGGGAAACACTTCATTACAGAACTCCGGCCGAAGTCTTTTTTCAGGAAGGGGTTTCAATTCGAGTTTGAACCTGCGGGGGCGTTTATTACATTTCAAATCGGCAGCTTTGGTATACTTGAGAGCATCTTCAACAAAACTCCGGTACCGCGTTTTGTAAAAGCTGAGCTGTGGAGGACGGGAAAAACCACGAAGTCAGCACAACTAGCGTGCCGGACGCCTTCCCATATGAATTTATGGAGCATGACACACCAACAATAAAGGCCAAGCACGGTTTTATATAAATCTGACACTTAAACAGGAGACTGTAAATGGATAATGCAACGTTAAGCTTAAACGGCAAAGAATATGAACTGCCCGTATTTATGGGTACAGAAGGTGAAGTCGCCCTCGACATACGCAAATTACGGGCGTTGACCGGCGCCATTACCTACGATCCCGGCTATGCCAATACCGGGTCATGCCGCAGTGCCATCACCTTCATTGACGGCGACAAAGGAATTTTACGCTATCGCGGCTATCCCATTGAGGAATTAGCTGGACAGGTTCGTTATTCAGCTGCCGCCTATCTTATGATTTATGGGCGTCTACCCACGGAAAGCGAATTCCTTGATTGGCGCAAACAGTTGACCTTAAATAGCTTCATCCATGCAAGCCAGGTTAATTTCTTTGATAATTTCAGTGCCTTGGCACATCCCATGAATATTTTGGGGGCCATGGTATCGTCTATGTCCTCCTTTTATCCGCACGACGCGGAAGATGAGAGTGATGTGGATTTTCACATTCAACGTTTAATCGGTCAGGTGAAAACGATCGCTGCCTTTTCCTACCGCAAATCGGTGGGACTTCCCTACATTTATCCGAAAACCGATCATAGTTATGCCGCCAACTTTTTGCGCATGATGTTCGCCAGCCCCGCAGAAGAGTACGTTGTACCGAAGGCCATGGAAAACGCCTTGGACATGCTTCTCATATTACATATGGATCACGAACAAAACTGCAGCACATCGACCGTACGCATGGTTGCCAGCAGTATGTCCAACATTTATGCCTCCGTTTCTGCGGGAATCAATGCCTTGTGGGGTCGGCTTCATGGCGGTGCCAATGAGGCAGTATTAAGCATGCTTCAGACCATTGCCGACGACGGCCGCAATGTTGGGAAATATGTGGAGATGGCGAAACGCCGTGATAATCCTTTCAAATTAATGGGCTTCGGACATCGGGTCTACAAAAACTTTGATCCCCGTTCAAAAATATTAAAAAAAGCGGTCGATGACGTACTGATTGAACTGGGTGTCCACGACCCCCTCCTTGATGTAGCGAAAGAACTTGAAGAAGTCGCGCTGCAGGATGATTTCTTTATTGAGCGCAAACTCTATCCCAATGTAGACTTCTACAGCGGTATTTTGTACCGGTCGCTGGGTATCCCCAAAGAAATGTTCACTGTTTTGTTTGCTATTGGGCGCATGCCGGGCTGGATTGCTCACTGGCTGGAAATGCGTTCGGATCCTGATTTGCGCATCCAGCGCCCCCGCCAAATTTATATTGGCGAAAAACTGCGCCACTACGAAGAATAAGCTCGGTACAGAAGCACGTATAAAAGCCGGGAGAGGCTATTTGTCTCGGCACGCAACAAACGATAAAATAAATTCAACTACGAAGGAATTTTCATGGAGAATAAAATTCGTTGCCGTATAGCCCCGTCCCCCTCGGGCTTTCTTCATATAGGCACGGCGAAGACCGCCTTATACAACTGGCTTTTTGCACGCAGTCACGGCGGCGTTTTTGTCTTGCGCTTAGAAGATACCGATGCGGAGCGTTCCGACGAACAATTTGTGCATGCCATGTGCGAAGGCTTCAAGTGGCTGGGGATTGATTGGGATGAAGGGCCGCGATTTGGCGATGAAATAGAACGAGGCGATTATGGTCCCTATCGCCAATCCAGCCGCAGCGAATTCTATAGGAGAGAAGCGGCGCGGCTCCTTGAAGAAGGCAAAGCCTATAAATGTTTTTGTACGAAAGAAGAATTGGACGCGCAGCGGGAACTCGCCGCCCTTGAAAAACGGCCTCCGCGCTACTCCGGGAAATGCCGCAGCCTGACAGCGGAAGAAATCGCCGCCAAAGGTGATATGCCCTTCTCCATACGCTTCCGTGTTCCCGAAGGGGAAACGGTGGTCGACGATATTGTCCAAGGTCCCGTCCGTTTTAATAACAAAGAGTACGATGATTTTATTATTGTGAAGCCCAATGGCGACGCTATCTTTCATCTGGCTGTGGTGGTAGATGATGGTCTAATGAAGATTACCCATGTCATACGAGGCGACGATCATCTGACCAATGCAGGGCGTCACGTCATGCTGTTTAACGCCTTGGGCTATCCTCTGCCGAAATTTGCGCACACGCCCCTTGTCCATGATGAACATGGCAAAAAGTTTAGCAAACGACTGCACGGCGCCAATGTATTAGACTGGCGCGCTGATGGATATCTGCCTGAAACAATGATCAATTATATTGCCTTGTTAGGGTGGACTTCAGAAGAAGAAGGACGTGAGTTCTTTTCCCTTGACGATTTAAAACGGCTCTTTTCACTCAAACGCCTGACCAAATCGCCGGCACGTTTCGACCGCAAAAAATTGGATTGGCTCAACGGCCAGCATATACGTATGCTCAGCCAGGAAGAACTTTGTGACCGCGTATTACCTCTGCTGCGCGACTCCGGTATTGACGTTGACGCCTATCCGCGGGAACGTATGGTTGCCATTGCCGGCATCTGCCAGGAAAAAATCCCCACGCTCAACCAAATTGTTCCCTTTACTGATTTCTTCTTTCATAATATCAATGGTTATGATGCCAAAGGTGTCCGTAAATATTTTGAGACCTCCGATGCGTTGTCTGTTTTGGAAATGCTGCAGGCTTGTATGGAAAGCGTAGCCGACTGGAAAAAAGCATCCTTAAAAGATGCCTATGATGCACTGGCTGCTGAGCAGAATATCAAGATTGGTATACTGGTGAATACGACGCGCCTCGTCCTTACGGGCAAGACCGTGGGCCCCGGCTTATACGAATTAGCGGAGTTATTGGGCCGTGACTGCGCGTTGGAACGCATCGAAAAGGCACAGTTATTTGTGAAAGCCATGGGAGAAAAAACGCATGACTAAGGTAATCATCGGTGTAGATTTGGGCGGCACAGATATCAAGACCGCTTTGGTTTCCGAAGAACGTTCTATTATTGCCAAGGCCTCACGGCCGACAGGCGCATCAGAAGGACCGAAAGCGGTGATGGATCTCATGGCTGAAAGTGTCTTCGATCTTTTGCGTGAACAACAAATAGACCCCTCTCAAGTCTTGGCGGCAGGTTTTGGCGCGCCCGGTCCGATGAATTGGCAAACGGGCGTGGTCTTCGATCCGCCCAATCTCAAGGGCTGGAAGAATGTTCCCCTTGCCGACGAGATGAGCAAGCGTCTGCAGGTACCCTGCTATGTTGATAACGATGCAAACGTCGCTTGTTACGGAGAATACTGGCTGGGCGCAGGTCAAGGCGCAGAAAGCGTTGTGGTCTTTACACTCGGTACGGGTGTGGGCGGCGGCATTGTGGTATTCGGCCGCTTACTGCGCGGCATCGACGGCACGGCAGCGGAATTGGGACATCTCACCGTGCAACGGGACGGGCGTCTATGCGGTTGTGGAGCGCGGGGTTGTTTGGAGACCTATGCCTCTGTGACCGGTATGATCCGCAGCGCCGTTGAAGGCTGGGACAGCACAGCCACCACTTTAAAAGAACGCTGTGGCGGTAATCCCAAGAACTTAACCGGAAAAATTATCTATGAGGCTGCTGTGGCCGGTGACCGATTTGCTTTAGAAGTATTTCATGAAACGGCGGTATGGCTGGGGCTGGGCGCTGCAAGTATGGTGAACGCGCTGAATCCGGAACGCATAGTCCTTTGCGGCGGCATGATTAATGCCGGCGACATGCTCTTTGATACGGTGCGGGAAACAGTGCTCGCCAACGCCTTTGAAGTGCCGGCGAAACGCTGTGAAATTGTGCCGGCCGGGCTGGGCTCCGATTCGGGTGTCATCGGCAGTGCCGGCTGCGCCCTTGCACGTTATCAAGAAAGCCATTGCTAATCACGGAATAATATCCGTACTCAATGCTTGGTTTTTTCAGCGCTATAGGCTTCGAAAAGGGCGGCAATATTAGCGTCGCCAGTGTTGCCCTCATGCACCACAACCCGATATTTCAGGCTGATTGATTCGCCCTCTGCGAATACGAGGGCTTTATCTTCAGGCGGCCAGTACATGGGTGTTGGTGAAAAGAAACCATAATCTCTTGTAAACCACGGAGCCGGATAAAGAGGATTATCGGGATGTTGTAAAATGGCGAGCCCTTCTGTGACCTTTCCGTTGATACCGTAAAAATCACACCAAGGCGCCGCCTTGCCAAAGGTGCCCGTCTCCTTTTGATCTCCGTATGTGTTTATTAAGGTTCCTCCCGCTTCTACGCTTATCTCCGGTTTCATGCGTGCAGCAAAAAGCGAATGGTTGGTTTTCTCAACAGTCACCTCGACAAGGGGCATCAATGTAATCTCAAAGTCAATGATGCGCAGGGTTGGGTCGGGAGCGGATACGGTAATTCTGCGTGTATCGCGAAGCACGGGATCCTGTCGCCCTTTCGCCCACTCACATTCGTTTTCAAAAACAACCTGTGTTCCTTCCGCCTCTATTACGCGCAGTGCTGTTGACCGTATACGGCCGGCTGCCAAACTATCTTGCCAGTAATTGCCGCCATTGACTTTGTCACAGCCGAAAAACAACGAATGGTGATGCGGATAAGGCTCACTGCTTTCGGTGGTTATCGACAATCCGCTGGATGGTCCATTCACGGGAAAAAAGTACGGATATTTTTGTTTTTTATCGCCAAATTTGTAGACCGTGAATAAGGAACCGTCCACAAAAACCGCCACATTATTTTCCGACACTTCCGCCTTGACGGGAAGAGGAAGGGCATGAAGATGCCCCGTGCAAAGGATAACCAAGCTTAAGGCCAAAAAGAGG is a window encoding:
- a CDS encoding nucleotidyl transferase AbiEii/AbiGii toxin family protein, with translation MSLQIVRQRLRSYNCQTELEEQHALREITQEVALAALGRGDFFKHALFQGGTCLRIFYGLNRFSEDMDFILREADPDFQMTAHLQRLEAELAAYGYEIEITDRSKANTTVKKAFLKDSSLGKVIELRHANQAGPLAKIRIKLEIDTNPPTGSGAELLYLDFPFVSAVAVQDQPSLFAGKLHALLCREYVKGRDWYDFIWYTSQGIGVNYAFLTSAINQLGPWQGGDVAAHKNWVVSELKKKITSINWKQAVNDVRRFIRVNEQPSLDLWGRDLFLNQLAKWERSTG
- a CDS encoding citrate synthase, with product MDNATLSLNGKEYELPVFMGTEGEVALDIRKLRALTGAITYDPGYANTGSCRSAITFIDGDKGILRYRGYPIEELAGQVRYSAAAYLMIYGRLPTESEFLDWRKQLTLNSFIHASQVNFFDNFSALAHPMNILGAMVSSMSSFYPHDAEDESDVDFHIQRLIGQVKTIAAFSYRKSVGLPYIYPKTDHSYAANFLRMMFASPAEEYVVPKAMENALDMLLILHMDHEQNCSTSTVRMVASSMSNIYASVSAGINALWGRLHGGANEAVLSMLQTIADDGRNVGKYVEMAKRRDNPFKLMGFGHRVYKNFDPRSKILKKAVDDVLIELGVHDPLLDVAKELEEVALQDDFFIERKLYPNVDFYSGILYRSLGIPKEMFTVLFAIGRMPGWIAHWLEMRSDPDLRIQRPRQIYIGEKLRHYEE
- a CDS encoding glutamate--tRNA ligase, which produces MENKIRCRIAPSPSGFLHIGTAKTALYNWLFARSHGGVFVLRLEDTDAERSDEQFVHAMCEGFKWLGIDWDEGPRFGDEIERGDYGPYRQSSRSEFYRREAARLLEEGKAYKCFCTKEELDAQRELAALEKRPPRYSGKCRSLTAEEIAAKGDMPFSIRFRVPEGETVVDDIVQGPVRFNNKEYDDFIIVKPNGDAIFHLAVVVDDGLMKITHVIRGDDHLTNAGRHVMLFNALGYPLPKFAHTPLVHDEHGKKFSKRLHGANVLDWRADGYLPETMINYIALLGWTSEEEGREFFSLDDLKRLFSLKRLTKSPARFDRKKLDWLNGQHIRMLSQEELCDRVLPLLRDSGIDVDAYPRERMVAIAGICQEKIPTLNQIVPFTDFFFHNINGYDAKGVRKYFETSDALSVLEMLQACMESVADWKKASLKDAYDALAAEQNIKIGILVNTTRLVLTGKTVGPGLYELAELLGRDCALERIEKAQLFVKAMGEKTHD
- a CDS encoding ROK family glucokinase; amino-acid sequence: MTKVIIGVDLGGTDIKTALVSEERSIIAKASRPTGASEGPKAVMDLMAESVFDLLREQQIDPSQVLAAGFGAPGPMNWQTGVVFDPPNLKGWKNVPLADEMSKRLQVPCYVDNDANVACYGEYWLGAGQGAESVVVFTLGTGVGGGIVVFGRLLRGIDGTAAELGHLTVQRDGRLCGCGARGCLETYASVTGMIRSAVEGWDSTATTLKERCGGNPKNLTGKIIYEAAVAGDRFALEVFHETAVWLGLGAASMVNALNPERIVLCGGMINAGDMLFDTVRETVLANAFEVPAKRCEIVPAGLGSDSGVIGSAGCALARYQESHC